A single region of the Triticum dicoccoides isolate Atlit2015 ecotype Zavitan chromosome 2B, WEW_v2.0, whole genome shotgun sequence genome encodes:
- the LOC119364387 gene encoding disease resistance protein Pik-2-like encodes MDLIVGASSNAVKSLVGKLGSLLAQEYTLIQGVRDDIQYINDELASMQAFLNRTKRAGSHDEQRQDWMKQVREVSYDIEDCVDDVNHRLGHEPRGNGKLMYIRKKWYFLTTMYVRRCIAAEIGNLKVRAQQVSDRRTRYGVDNLTGSSSEPVVADAPTDRVAPPPELIGTKQPVGVEDAMNELGGWFKAEQHTTQQSTEKRFLAIFGFGGLGKTTLAMELYRRFGDDFDCRASVQASQKFNLLMILRSLVKQFHEQQAGASLNDPLEGIEEWGEKDLRKKLVDQLKDKRYLVLVDDIWSVSAWENINDSLPERVKCGSVVVTTRFKSVAVACCRRNGRLYDHKPLLEENSYKLFRQIVSSAPDNASKASLYGQILSGTPGNPTKAPSGDYIVTSASDSPTEAASHGIIISGAVGDNPTKAVAHGQIMSGTSDNPIGDAQALLKKCGGLPLAIIVVAGLVASKLRSGTSSKTIDNYLAEVDKALNGGLETHLSTEGVTKVLDQCYNDLPADLKTCLLYLSMFPKGSFVSRKRLIRRWIGEGFIIQKHGKTIEEVAEDYFNELISRNLIRAVNNSSNGKVKTYQIHDMVLEYIVSKSSDENFITVVGGHWQTPFPSYKVRRLSIHRSAREEKETVERMKLSHVRSLTAFDSFKALHSCLLKFQILQVLDLESCRDLSSHQLQKICKMHQLKYLSLRRTDIEEIPAEIGKLEYLEVFDIRETEVSELPQSVGGLKRMTHLLAGNKSKRKALIMTEEITKMTALKTLSGMGICGTSTAGMVRFTRKTTATGLFKSTSRGSCKQVLQALEKLTNLKKLSLYILGKLEEEDEILLLSAIEHLSSCSLKFLAVDDGFTGFLEESLSSSKAPPEHLHTLELCGNLFEVPKWIVSMHGLEKLTLSLTSLRTDTLMLISELPELFSLTFSLDAAKSKNGSALEILHKNTMNSGGEIFVPDGGFGKLKLLRLLAPFLPPLSFVEGAMPMLQRLELRFRTAYGVHGLENLASLRQIFLAVSSKAPKAAEEIKRLANKIEKNPPTVIVDEYNESSME; translated from the exons ATGGATCTCATCGTTGGCGCCTCGAGCAACGCCGTGAAATCCCTCGTCGGCAAGCTCGGGAGCCTACTCGCCCAGGAGTACACCCTGATCCAGGGCGTCCGCGACGACATCCAGTACATCAACGACGAGCTGGCCAGTATGCAGGCTTTCCTCAACAGGACCAAGCGTGCTGGCAGCCACGACGAGCAGCGGCAGGACTGGATGAAGCAGGTGCGCGAGGTGTCCTACGACATTGAGGACTGCGTCGACGACGTCAACCACCGGCTCGGCCACGAGCCCCGAGGGAACGGCAAGCTGATGTACATCCGGAAGAAGTGGTATTTCCTCACGACGATGTACGTGCGCCGGTGCATCGCCGCCGAGATCGGCAACCTCAAGGTTCGGGCGCAGCAGGTCAGCGACCGGCGCACGAGGTACGGGGTGGACAACCTTACGGGAAGTAGCAGTGAGCCCGTGGTAGCTGACGCTCCTACAGACCGTGTAGCTCCGCCTCCCGAACTCATTGGCACGAAGCAACCGGTGGGCGTGGAAGATGCCATGAACGAACTCGGGGGATGGTTTAAAGCAGAGCAGCACACCACTCAGCAGAGCACTGAGAAGCGGTTCCTTGCTATTTTTGGGTTTGGTGGCCTTGGGAAGACAACGCTCGCCATGGAGTTGTACCGCAGGTTTGGAGATGATTTTGACTGCAGAGCGTCGGTGCAGGCCTCGCAGAAGTTCAATCTTTTGATGATTCTGAGGAGCCTTGTCAAGCAATTCCATGAGCAGCAGGCCGGTGCTTCTCTGAATGACCCCCTTGAGGGAATTGAGGAATGGGGAGAAAAAGATCTCAGAAAGAAGCTCGTTGACCAACTGAAAGATAAGAG GTACCTTGTCTTGGTAGATGACATATGGTCTGTATCAGCATGGGAAAACATTAATGATTCTTTGCCTGAAAGAGTGAAGTGTGGGAGTGTAGTGGTGACAACAAGGTTTAAATCTGTAGCTGTTGCCTGCTGCCGTCGAAATGGTCGCTTGTATGACCACAAGCCACTTCTTGAAGAAAATTCCTACAAATTATTTCGCCAAATTGTCTCAAGTGCTCCTGATAATGCATCTAAAGCTTCATTATATGGTCAAATTCTATCCGGCACTCCTGGTAATCCAACTAAAGCTCCGTCAGGTGATTACATTGTCACCTCTGCTTCTGATAGTCCAACTGAAGCTGCATCACATGGTATAATTATCTCGGGTGCTGTTGGTGATAATCCAACTAAAGCAGTAGCACATGGTCAAATTATGTCTGGTACTTCTGACAATCCCATTGGAGATGCTCAAGCTCTTTTAAAAAAGTGTGGAGGTTTGCCTTTGGCCATAATTGTCGTAGCAGGGCTCGTGGCTAGTAAACTGCGATCAGGCACTAGCTCGAAGACAATAGATAACTACTTAGCTGAAGTAGACAAGGCTTTGAATGGGGGGTTGGAAACTCATCTCAGTACGGAAGGAGTGACAAAAGTACTTGACCAATGCTACAATGATTTGCCGGCTGATCTCAAGACCTGTTTATTGTACTTGAGCATGTTTCCGAAGGGCAGCTTTGTTAGCAGAAAGCGTTTGATTAGAAGATGGATAGGAGAAGGCTTTATCATTCAAAAGCATGGGAAGACTATTGAGGAAGTTGCTGAAGATTACTTCAACGAACTAATTAGCAGAAACTTGATTCGGGCAGTCAACAACAGCAGTAATGGCAAAGTCAAGACCTATCAAATTCATGACATGGTTCTTGAGTATATTGTTTCCAAGTCAAGCGACGAGAATTTCATCACTGTAGTGGGTGGTCACTGGCAGACACCATTTCCAAGCTACAAGGTGCGCCGACTCTCTATTCACAGAAGTGCTCGGGAAGAAAAAGAAACTGTAGAGAGGATGAAATTGTCACATGTCCGATCATTGACAGCATTCGACAGCTTTAAAGCACTGCATTCTTGTTTGCTGAAGTTTCAGATACTGCAAGTGCTGGATCTTGAATCTTGTAGAGATTTATCGTCCCATCAGCTCCAGAAAATATGCAAAATGCACCAGTTGAAGTACTTGAGCCTACGTCGGACAGACATTGAGGAGATTCCAGCTGAAATAGGGAAGCTGGAATATTTGGAGGTATTTGACATAAGGGAGACAGAAGTAAGTGAACTGCCTCAGTCAGTTGGGGGGCTAAAGCGGATGACCCATCTGCTTGCTGGCAATAAAAGCAAGCGGAAAGCACTGATAATGACAGAAGAGATCACAAAGATGACAGCCCTTAAAACGCTATCTGGTATGGGGATATGTGGAACCTCAACTGCAGGCATGGTCAGATTCACCAGGAAGACAACGGCTACTGGCTTATTCAAATCGACTAGCCGCGGCTCATGTAAGCAAGTGCTCCAAGCCTTAGAGAAGCTCACAAACCTGAAGAAACTCAGCCTTTACATACTTGGgaagctggaagaagaagatgagataCTGTTGCTCTCTGCCATTGAGCACCTGAGCAGTTGCTCGCTCAAATTTCTTGCGGTTGATGATGGCTTCACTGGCTTTCTTGAGGAATCACTCAGTTCTTCAAAAGCACCGCCAGAGCACCTGCACACCCTGGAGCTTTGCGGCAATTTATTTGAAGTGCCCAAGTGGATCGTTAGTATGCATGGCCTTGAGAAACTAACTTTGTCCTTAACTTCACTGAGGACAGATACTTTGATGCTAATAAGTGAATTGCCTGAGCTATTCTCTCTCACTTTCTCTCTAGATGCAGCAAAGTCCAAGAATGGAAGTGCTCTTGAAATTCTGCATAAGAATACAATGAATTCAGGAGGAGAGATATTTGTGCCGGATGGTGGTTTCGGCAAGCTTAAGCTACTGCGCTTATTGGCACCATTTCTGCCACCTTTGAGTTTTGTGGAAGGTGCCATGCCGATGCTCCAGAGACTTGAACTGAGGTTCAGAACTGCGTATGGTGTTCATGGCCTGGAAAATCTTGCAAGTCTCCGTCAGATATTTCTTGCAGTCAGCAGCAAGGCCCCTAAGGCGGCCGAGGAGATAAAGCGATTGGCGAACAAGATTGAGAAGAATCCCCCTACTGTGATTGTCGACGAGTACAACGAATCATCAATGGAGTAA